GGGAGAGGGGATGCGGGAAGGAGGCGTATAAGCGGGATAAGATAGATAGGATTGCAGCGGACTACTATGCGTAAGAGGGCCATGATGACGAAGACGGTGGCGATAGGCCGCGTGACGGGCGGGCGGCTGCGCGCGGCCAAGGATGCGGCGACGACGGAGGAGCCGCTGGAGATCCGGGTGGTGACGCGAGGGAAGGGAGGGCGGCAGGCGCATAGCGTGGCGGTGACGATGCGGACGCCAGGGCATGATGCCGAGCTTGCCGCAGGATTTCTGCTCACGGAGGGGATCATCGGCGGAGGGGGAGCCATCGAAGAGGTGACGGAGGCGCTGCCGGGCGATGCGAAACTTCCGGTGCTGCGGATGCGGAGTGAGCCGCTCCCTTTTGAGGATGACAACGTCATCCACGTGTGCCTGAAGGCTGGGGTGCCGTTCGATCCGCGCTTGCTGACGCGCAATTTCTATATGACGTCCAGCTGCGGGGTGTGCGGGAAGGCATCGCTCGATGCGCTGCGGGTACGGGGAGTGCAACCGATTGCGGGCAAGGGGCCGATCGTGGGAGCTTCGGTCATCTCCGGGCTTGGCGAGAGGTTGGTAAAGGCGCAGTCGGTCTTCCGGAGGACGGGGGGACTGCACGCGGCGGCGCTCTTTGATGCCAAGGGCAGGCTGTTGGCCCTCCGTGAAGACGTGGGGCGGCACAATGCGATGGACAAGCTGATCGGCTCGTATGTGCTGAAGGGGACGGCGCTGCCGGAGGGGTCCATCGCCGTTCTAAGCGGACGCGCGAGCTGGGAGCTGATGCAGAAGGCGCTGGCGGCGCGGATCGCGATGGTTGTGGCGGTGGGCGCGCCCTCCAGCCTGGCGATCGAGCTGGCGCGGGAGTTCAAGATGACGCTGGTTGGGTTCGCGCGGGGCGAAAGCTTCAATATCTATGCCGGGGCGGAGCGGATCGCGGTGAAGGTCTAGCGGCGGCGCTGATGGGAGAGTCGCCAGGCTAGGTAGAGGCCCATAGCCAAGACGAGAGCAAAACCCACCACGAAGAATATGACGAGCCAGTGGTGCTTGCCGGGCAGGTTCGTGGCCGCAAGGACCACAGCAAGGCCAACCACAAAGGCGGCGGCCAAGACGCCGACGATGAGGCGGTTGACGGAGCGTTCGATACGGGCCACGGCATCCTCCAGTCCGGCGTGGCGGACGTTGACGCCGATGCCGCCGCGCTCGATATCGCCCAGGATGCGACGCAGGCGGACGGGGAACTCTGTGGTGAGGGCGACCATATCGCGGCCGGCCTGGAAGAACTTGCCGGCCTGACGCTTGAAGGACTTATCGCCCCAGAGGAAGCGTTTGACGTAGGGGCGCAGGCGCGAGGTGAGGTTGAATTTGGGGTCGAGCTGGGCGCCGACGGCTTCCGCCATGGCGAGGGCCTTAAAGAGCATGGCGATACGGGATGGGACGCGGAGGTAGTGCTCACGGGCGACGGCCATGAGGTCATTGACGAGCTCGGCCATGTTGATCTCGTCGAATCCGTGGGTCTTAACCTTCTCCGTGAGGAAGGCGATATCTTCGCGAAGGGCGACGCGATCGGAATCGGTGGCGGTGGCGCCGAGGTCTTCCAGGGCGTCCACGAGGCGGTCCGGGTTATCTTCCAGGTAGGCCTGGAGGAGGCCCATGAGGCCTTCGAGGGTACCGGGATCGAGGGTACCGACCATGCCGAAGTCCACGATGCCGATGCGGCCGCCATCTTCGACGAAGAAGTTCCCCGGGTGCGGGTCGGCGTGGTAGAAGCCTTCTTCGAAGACCATCTTCAGGAAGGCGTTGACGGCGGCATCGGCGACTTTGTGGGGGTCTATGCCCGCCTTTTCGAGGGCGGCGCGGTCGGCAATCTTG
The Chloroflexota bacterium DNA segment above includes these coding regions:
- a CDS encoding sulfurtransferase FdhD, translating into MRKRAMMTKTVAIGRVTGGRLRAAKDAATTEEPLEIRVVTRGKGGRQAHSVAVTMRTPGHDAELAAGFLLTEGIIGGGGAIEEVTEALPGDAKLPVLRMRSEPLPFEDDNVIHVCLKAGVPFDPRLLTRNFYMTSSCGVCGKASLDALRVRGVQPIAGKGPIVGASVISGLGERLVKAQSVFRRTGGLHAAALFDAKGRLLALREDVGRHNAMDKLIGSYVLKGTALPEGSIAVLSGRASWELMQKALAARIAMVVAVGAPSSLAIELAREFKMTLVGFARGESFNIYAGAERIAVKV
- a CDS encoding AarF/ABC1/UbiB kinase family protein translates to MTSATSNKPTPSPPAAKGSHLGRYREIATVLSRRGLVHLLHMVTNRFTPARFFRRGRPPLADTKPEEIRKALEELGTTFIKLGQILSTRPDLVTPAYQAELTKLQDTAPPVPAAEIRRVIEGSLGKPASQLFATFDDRPLAAASIGQVHAATLHDGTEVVVKVRRTHVVEKVELDLEILQSIARRAQRAWDWAERYDLEALVREFSETMKRELDYRLEARNAQRFALMFGRSSDIHIPKIFPEFCTDEIITMERIRGIKIADRAALEKAGIDPHKVADAAVNAFLKMVFEEGFYHADPHPGNFFVEDGGRIGIVDFGMVGTLDPGTLEGLMGLLQAYLEDNPDRLVDALEDLGATATDSDRVALREDIAFLTEKVKTHGFDEINMAELVNDLMAVAREHYLRVPSRIAMLFKALAMAEAVGAQLDPKFNLTSRLRPYVKRFLWGDKSFKRQAGKFFQAGRDMVALTTEFPVRLRRILGDIERGGIGVNVRHAGLEDAVARIERSVNRLIVGVLAAAFVVGLAVVLAATNLPGKHHWLVIFFVVGFALVLAMGLYLAWRLSHQRRR